The Microbacterium phyllosphaerae region ACGACGCGCGAGGCATGGAGTCCTGCAGACCTTAATCACGTGCAGCAGGAGGGCGCCAAAGTGAGACCCTTTCCGGTCCACGTCTCAGCGATGACAGATCTGGCCAACGAGCTACGCGCGGCACTATAACCACCGCGCATCTCGCAACCCCATCTCAAGGCAGGTACGGAAGTTCCGAGTCCTTCACACCGACACCCGAATAGTCCTGCTCGAGCAGTTGCTCCAGGGTTCTGATCCGTCTAGCTGCGGTGGCAGATGGCGGGCCTACATATATGTCGGTGAGCTGCAACAGGCCGTCTGGGACTTTCGAATCAAGACCACCACTGTGATTGCCGAGAGTTAGGTATGGGACTATCCCGCGATCTTCAGCTCGGAAGTGTGGTCGACCCGCGTACGTCACGACGTGGCGAACCTCCTGCTCGGCGGCGAACGCCTCGTGCTTGAGGACCGATACCAGCGCAGCCAACGAGTCTTGCAAGATCCACGAGGTGCCCGTGAACGGTGCGATCAAGGCAAGCACCGATTCGTGTTGCACCATCTGATCGAAGATGTGGTGCGCGTACTCTTCCTTTGCCGCTGGTTCGTAGAATACCTCCAGCCAGCCGCCCGCCGCCCACAGGTTGTTATCCGGCGCGGTGTTGAACGGACGCAACACAGGAGCCTTATCGAACCCCACGGCATACCCTTCACCGCCGGCGTAACCCTGATACTGGTTGAGCAATGTGGGCTTCTTCGAGGCGCTGACGATATAGATCGGCAGCGTTTCGAAGGTCTCCTCCAACTGCTCCAGGTAGGCACTGAGAGTCAGGGCCGCCTGCTGAGACACGTTCGGCCCTGGCTTCCAGGTCGCGAATGCTCTCAGGACTTCGCTGACGCCATGGCGGATCTCGAGCTCATCATTGAGCATCGTGTACGCGGTCGCCCAGACACAGTGTTTCGTGACCATGCCGTGCAGCCCTCGCGCGCCGGTGTAGTGGTAGGCCGGCCCGTCGTATCGTCGCGGGGTGGGTGCCAGAATCGCGTACTGCATGGTTGAACGGTACGGCACGCCCCCGCACGCTTTGTCGAGGTTCCCCCGCTACCACGACTGCCGCAGCGTTGAGTCGGTGCGCGCACAAGGCTTCTGTTTCCTACGTCGATCTCTTCATCGTGGACGGCAGAGAGCGAGCTCATGCCTGCGATGAGCCCGGTGCCCTCTGCGCGTCGTTGAGTCTGGGGCTTCGCGCGGATTCCGCGCCAGCCGACGTTCGAGTACATCAGCCAGCACCCTCCGGCCCGCTGTTCGTGATGTTGCTTAGTGGTGCTTGGCACCACTCTCGGGTCTCGCGTGCTCCGAGAGGGTGCCCGCCAGGCTCATTTACCCGCCGTGGAGTGCGGTGAGGAACTCGACCACACGCACCGCCAGGGTGGCGATGCGTATTGCGACTACTAC contains the following coding sequences:
- a CDS encoding DUF2971 domain-containing protein, with the translated sequence MQYAILAPTPRRYDGPAYHYTGARGLHGMVTKHCVWATAYTMLNDELEIRHGVSEVLRAFATWKPGPNVSQQAALTLSAYLEQLEETFETLPIYIVSASKKPTLLNQYQGYAGGEGYAVGFDKAPVLRPFNTAPDNNLWAAGGWLEVFYEPAAKEEYAHHIFDQMVQHESVLALIAPFTGTSWILQDSLAALVSVLKHEAFAAEQEVRHVVTYAGRPHFRAEDRGIVPYLTLGNHSGGLDSKVPDGLLQLTDIYVGPPSATAARRIRTLEQLLEQDYSGVGVKDSELPYLP